DNA from Cygnus atratus isolate AKBS03 ecotype Queensland, Australia chromosome 7, CAtr_DNAZoo_HiC_assembly, whole genome shotgun sequence:
AGACCACCAGGAAAGATGAATGAAGATGAGCCAGCCACAATTAATCCACATGCTGCCacacaggagaaaatatttccaactAGATGAGCAGTCATGCAACCACATCACAATTAGGGCTGGCACCAAGAGGGTGACAGCTACAGTTTTTGGGCAGGAGCTTTTAGTTAGATCTGATGTTTGTAGAACTTCATCCTCACTTTCAAGTTGCACCTGGCTTATCAGTATAAAACAAGCTAGGACAAAACagcttaatgaaaataaaattatagtcTAGTAGTCCAAATCAAGTTTGCTATTATGGAAAAACAAGTCAATTTCACATCAGGTACCAGGTTTGTGAGAATGACTGCCCGTACAACTGCTGATGGCATTTGAAGATCTCCATAATCTCCATTCTATCAAGACCGATTAGCATGGCTGCAGACATTCTAGAGTATTTGAAACTACCTGCTCAGTTTCCTTACAGGCAGTTTAAGACAGACTACTTACAGACAGCAGATCAAGCCCATCTTCATCTAAGTTTTTGACGTGTGTTTCCAGGCTGCCAGGTTTCCATTTGGGGAACGTGTTTTTGTAGTCTTGCAGGGACTCCACATCAGGCCATACTTCATTGTTGGGCGTCCCTAAAGCTCTGTGCAAGCACAAGCAAAATACTGATCAGTCTAGTCTGAAAACTGCGTGCACTCTTATGATTTTATTAAGTGCACAGCACTCTTCTGCAATACAGCACAAGCAAGGGAAAGGTCCAGCCTGACATACCTGAAGATTCTGAAGAGCTGGTCAATCTCTGAGTCCCCATGGAAAAGTGGCTTTTTAGTTGCCAGCTCAGCAAATATGGTACCTATGCTCCATATATCTACAGGAGTAGAGTAACGAGCAGATCCTAGCAATACCTCTGGAGACCTGTACCACAGCGTCACTACCTGTTGAACAAgggtattttttaaacagtttataGAATTGGGTCCTCTAATCGACTGTAAGCACAATGACTCATTATTAAGGAGCATTCACAgttttttagttaaaataattGCCAGTGCAATGTTTCAGTGAAAACGTTTGTAAGTGATGTTTGAAGCAAATAAGGGTAACAAACCCTATAAAAACATTTGCCTGAACTCCTGAAAGAGCAGGAAGCATACGCAGCCACTCTGGCCTATCTGATTCACTGTCAAGGTATCAGTGGAATTCGTAAGATGCATTAGCATTTCAGAGTAAAATACAGTCAGAAAGCTGTAAAGCCATCAGGTAAAACATAATACAGCCAGTTTATAACAACTTTAAAAGCTCCACAAttctattttcagctgtttcataGTCATAACCAGGAAGCTAGTAAGCATAGTCCAACTCACCAAAAGGATGTTCCAACTTACTTCATGAGTGTATACCCGCACTGGAATTCCAAAGGCTCGAGCCAACCCAAAGTCTGCCAGTTTAATCACTCCCTTGTCATCTATTAGAAGATTCTGAGGCTTTAAGTCTCTGTGCAGAACTCGTCTTGAATGGCAGAAGACAATACCTTGCAAGATTTGATACAGGTAACTCTGTAGACAGGAtgaagtgggaggaaaaaaaaaaaaaaaaacacactataaCCTTCACTGCAAGTTAACAGTTCTGCAACATCAAGCTGTTTCCTTATGTCAGGTCTCCCCACAGGAATAGGAAAGAGATCCAAAGCATTGCAGATATTGAGTTAAAATCAATCTTAAACCCACACAAATTAAGTGTTTACTTTCATTTAAGCCAGTTTAATTCCATAATTGAAAGAATGAAGTTGCACTTGAGAGCagaattctttttaaaagattctaTTATCCACAGCTGCTTCTTTAACCTTTCATTTCTCCTCAAGGAATTAAGAATCAAGAGTTGCTTATAGCTTTGTAGGTCCATCTTTTTTAACttatatattacattaaaaaattatccTCATTACCTTAACACGTGAACGATCCAAATACTGTCCAGATGGAATAGTATCCAAGTATTTCTTAAGATCCATGGAAAGGAATTCAAAAATGAGGTACAGTCTTGAATCCTGCATAAGAACATCCTGAAGACTAAAAATTGAGTAAACAGTCAACTCCATTGCAAAGTGCACAGACTCACTGTTACATTTCCCCTCTCAACAGGGACACAAGCTGACATTTCTAGACTCCTAATATGAAAATCTTACAAAGCTTTCAGTCTTCAAATGTTACAGACTTAGTGAGTTGCACTGTTGTTTGGAAAAATCAAGTACATCTGAAACTGTGTCAAACACCCTATATATTTCCTCTTAAACTTATGTTCCCTCATGCCTCGTATGAGACATGGGAAGACcgaggaaaaaaatgcagtttctttttaaaaagatgtggGGTTTTCGTGGTTAGCTTCCATTAAAAGCTGGCTTACTACAGCAGCGCCTGAACTACTAGAAGAGTTTAAGGACTCTACATTAGAATAGGAACCTACTAGGTGCAGCAGGACTTGTGCAGGTTTAAGTGCACCTCCTCCATCCTTAACAGGTTATAAGAGTTCCTAGatgcatgtatacatacatTGAGACACTACCCAACTGGAGTGTGGCCAGTTTCAAGTCACATTAAATCTAAGGTATCTTGCTGCATTAAAGAGCAAGTAAATATTGCGTGGAGAATACAATAGCTGCAACCAATTCTTCAAATTGGGTAGCCACTGACGGAAACTTCAGGCGTAGTTCAGATGTGCCAGCTATGTCAGCGTTATAATGCAATGCCTAAAGCTCTGCTACAAAACAGCAAGGAAGTGATTGATGACAGAGGCTCACATAAGGACACCAAGGTCAGACGATCTGTTCCAAGATGGCAAATAACCTTATGAGACTGGCTAAAGAAATAGCTTTAAACGGTTTTCATGAAGTACACTGTCTCCATTCTAAAGATAATTAACATAAATTACAAAAGCCAACAAAGATTTGTTCAATTCTTAGAATGGAAaggggcagcagaaggaagtCTTAATTAAAACCTGGCATAAACACCGAATTTGGGACTATAGTATAATATAGTGTCTGCTTCACAGCAAACAGGCAAATAGACTAACTCTCACTTCATGGGAACAgtggaaaaatcatttcttatCTGAAGAGAGACCTAGTG
Protein-coding regions in this window:
- the CDK1 gene encoding cyclin-dependent kinase 1, yielding MDEYTKIEKIGEGTYGVVYKGRHKTTGQVVAMKKIRLENEEEGVPSTAIREISLLKELQHPNIVCLQDVLMQDSRLYLIFEFLSMDLKKYLDTIPSGQYLDRSRVKSYLYQILQGIVFCHSRRVLHRDLKPQNLLIDDKGVIKLADFGLARAFGIPVRVYTHEVVTLWYRSPEVLLGSARYSTPVDIWSIGTIFAELATKKPLFHGDSEIDQLFRIFRALGTPNNEVWPDVESLQDYKNTFPKWKPGSLETHVKNLDEDGLDLLSKMLIYDPAKRISGKMALNHPYFDDLDKSTLPANLIKKF